A stretch of Rhinopithecus roxellana isolate Shanxi Qingling chromosome 12, ASM756505v1, whole genome shotgun sequence DNA encodes these proteins:
- the EPS8L1 gene encoding epidermal growth factor receptor kinase substrate 8-like protein 1 isoform X1 — MSTATGPEAAPKPSAKSIYEQRKRYSTVVMADVSQYPVNHLVTFCLGEDDGVHTVEDASRKLAVMDSQGRVWAQEMLLRVSPDHVTLLDPASKEELESYPLGAIVRCDAVMPPGRSRSLLLLVCQEPERAQPDVHFFQGLRLGAELIREDVQGALHNYRSGRGERRAAALRATQEELQRDRSPAAETPPLQRRPSVRAVISTVERGAGRGPPQEKPIPEAEEAQRPGPAGTSSSADPASPDLGPRGPDLAVLQAEREVDILNHVFDDVESFVLRLQKSAEAARVLEHRERGRRTRRRAAGEGLLTLRAKPPSEAEYTDVLQKIKYAFSLLARLRGNIADPSSPELLHFLFGPLQMIVNTSGGPEFASSVRRPHLTSDAVALLRDNVTPRENELWTSLGDSWTRPGLELLPEEGPPYRPEFFSGWEPPVTDPQGRAWEDPVEKQLQHERRRRQQSAPQVAVNGHQDLEPESEPQLESETAGKWVLCNYDFQARNSSELSVKQRDILEVLDDRRKWWKVRDPAGQEGYVPYNILTPHPGPRLHHCQSPARSLNSTPPPPPAPAPAPPPALARPRWDSCDSLNSLDPSEKEKFSQMLIVNEELQARLAQGRSGPSRTVPGPRAPEPQLSPHSDASEVRAWLQAKGFSSGTVDALGVLTGAQLFSLQKEELRAVSPEEGVRVYSQVTVQRALLEDKEKVSELEAVMEKQKKKVEGGMEMEVI, encoded by the exons ATGAGCACCGCCACCGG CCCAGAAGCTGCCCCAAAGCCAAGCGCCAAGTCTATCTATG AGCAGAGGAAGCGTTACTCCACAGTTGTTATGGCCGATGTATCCCAGTACCCAGTCAAT CACCTGGTGACGTTCTGCCTGGGTGAGGACGATGGCGTGCACACCGTGGAGGATGCCTCCAGGAAGCTGGCGGTCATGGATAGCCAGGGCCGTGTCTGGGCACAGGAGATGCTGCTGCGAGTGTCTCCCGACCATGTCACGCTGCTCGACCCGGCCTCCAAG GAGGAGCTGGAGTCGTACCCGCTGGGCGCCATCGTGCGTTGTGATGCGGTGATGCCACCTGGCCGGAGCCGCTCGCTGCTGCTGCTCGTGTGCCAGGAACCCGAGCGCGCGCAGCCCGACGTGCACTTCTTCCAGGGCCTGCGCCTCGGG GCGGAGCTGATCCGAGAGGACGTCCAGGGGGCTCTGCACAATTACCGCTCGGGCCGCGGGGAGCGCAGGGCGGCGGCGCTCAG GGCCACGCAGGAGGAGTTGCAGCGCGACCGCTCGCCCGCCGCTGAGACCCCGCCCCTGCAGCGCCGCCCGTCCGTTCGCGCAGTGATCAGCACCGTGGAGCGGGGCGCGGGCCGCGGGCCACCCCAGGAGAAGCCCATTCCCGAGGCAGAGGAGGCGCAGAGGCCTGGGCCGGCGGGGACGTCGAGCAGCGCTGACCCGGCCTCCCCGGACCTGGGTCCCCGGGGTCCTGACCTGGCGGTTCTGCAGGCGGAGCGGGAAGTG gaCATCCTGAACCACGTGTTCGACGACGTAGAGAGCTTCGTATTGAGGCTGCAGAAGTCGGCGGAGGCGGCCAGGGTGCTGGAGCACCGGGAACGTGGCCGCAGGACCCGGCGCCGAGCGGCTGGGG AGGGCCTGCTGACGCTGCGGGCCAAGCCGCCCTCGGAGGCCGAGTACACAGACGTGCTGCAGAAGATCAAGTACGCCTTCAGCCTGCTG GCCCGGCTGCGCGGCAACATAGCCGACCCCTCCTCCCCGGAGCTGCTGCACTTCCTTTTCGGGCCTCTGCAGATG ATTGTGAACACGTCGGGGGGGCCCGAGTTCGCGAGCAGCGTGCGGCGGCCGCACCTGACGTCGGATGCCGTGGCGCTGCTGCGGGACAACGTCACTCCACGTGAAAACGAGCTCTGGACCTCGCTGGGGGACTCGTGGACCCGCCCCGG GCTGGAGCTGCTCCCGGAAGAGGGACCCCCATACAGACCCGAGTTCTTCAGCGGCTGGGAGCCCCCGGTTACTGACCCGCAGGGCCGCGCCTGGGAAGACCCAGTTGAGAAACAGCTACAGCACGAGCGGAGGCGCCGGCAG CAAAGCGCCCCCCAGGTCGCTGTCAATGG TCACCAAGACCTGGAGCCAGAATCTGAGCCTCAGCTAGAGTCAGAGACAGCAGGAAAATGGGTCCTGTGTAATTATGACTTCCAGGCCCGCAACAGCAGTGAGCTGTCCGTCAAGCAGCGGGACATACTGGAG GTCCTGGATGACAGACGCAAGTGGTGGAAGGTTCGGGACCCAGCGGGGCAAGAGGGATATGTGCCCTATAACATCCTGACACCCCACCCCGGACCCCGGTTGCACCACTGCCAAAGCCCTGCCCGCAGCCTG aACAGCACTCCTCCTCCgccaccagccccagccccagccccacctccagctcTGGCTCGGCCCCGCTGGGACAGCTGCGATAGCCTCAACAGCTTGGACCCCAGCGAGAAGG AGAAATTCTCCCAGATGCTCATTGTCAACGAGGAACTGCAGGCGCGCCTGGCCCAGGGCCGCTCGGGCCCGAGCCGCACAGTCCCAGGGCCCCGCGCCCCGGAACCGCAGCTCAGCCCGCACTCGGACGCCTCTGAGGTCCGCGCCTGGCTGCAGGCCAAGGGCTTTAGCTCCGG GACCGTGGACGCGCTGGGTGTGCTGACTGGGGCGCAGCTTTTCTCGCTGCAGAAGGAGGAGCTGCGGGCGGTGAGCCCCGAGGAGGGGGTGCGTGTGTACAGCCAGGTCACCGTGCAGCGCGCCCTGCTGGAG GACAAAGAGAAGGTGTCAGAGCTGGAGGCAGTGATGGAGAAGCAAAAGAAGAAGGTGGAAGGCGGGATGGAAATGGAGGTCATTTGA
- the EPS8L1 gene encoding epidermal growth factor receptor kinase substrate 8-like protein 1 isoform X2, producing the protein MADVSQYPVNHLVTFCLGEDDGVHTVEDASRKLAVMDSQGRVWAQEMLLRVSPDHVTLLDPASKEELESYPLGAIVRCDAVMPPGRSRSLLLLVCQEPERAQPDVHFFQGLRLGAELIREDVQGALHNYRSGRGERRAAALRATQEELQRDRSPAAETPPLQRRPSVRAVISTVERGAGRGPPQEKPIPEAEEAQRPGPAGTSSSADPASPDLGPRGPDLAVLQAEREVDILNHVFDDVESFVLRLQKSAEAARVLEHRERGRRTRRRAAGEGLLTLRAKPPSEAEYTDVLQKIKYAFSLLARLRGNIADPSSPELLHFLFGPLQMIVNTSGGPEFASSVRRPHLTSDAVALLRDNVTPRENELWTSLGDSWTRPGLELLPEEGPPYRPEFFSGWEPPVTDPQGRAWEDPVEKQLQHERRRRQQSAPQVAVNGHQDLEPESEPQLESETAGKWVLCNYDFQARNSSELSVKQRDILEVLDDRRKWWKVRDPAGQEGYVPYNILTPHPGPRLHHCQSPARSLNSTPPPPPAPAPAPPPALARPRWDSCDSLNSLDPSEKEKFSQMLIVNEELQARLAQGRSGPSRTVPGPRAPEPQLSPHSDASEVRAWLQAKGFSSGTVDALGVLTGAQLFSLQKEELRAVSPEEGVRVYSQVTVQRALLEDKEKVSELEAVMEKQKKKVEGGMEMEVI; encoded by the exons ATGGCCGATGTATCCCAGTACCCAGTCAAT CACCTGGTGACGTTCTGCCTGGGTGAGGACGATGGCGTGCACACCGTGGAGGATGCCTCCAGGAAGCTGGCGGTCATGGATAGCCAGGGCCGTGTCTGGGCACAGGAGATGCTGCTGCGAGTGTCTCCCGACCATGTCACGCTGCTCGACCCGGCCTCCAAG GAGGAGCTGGAGTCGTACCCGCTGGGCGCCATCGTGCGTTGTGATGCGGTGATGCCACCTGGCCGGAGCCGCTCGCTGCTGCTGCTCGTGTGCCAGGAACCCGAGCGCGCGCAGCCCGACGTGCACTTCTTCCAGGGCCTGCGCCTCGGG GCGGAGCTGATCCGAGAGGACGTCCAGGGGGCTCTGCACAATTACCGCTCGGGCCGCGGGGAGCGCAGGGCGGCGGCGCTCAG GGCCACGCAGGAGGAGTTGCAGCGCGACCGCTCGCCCGCCGCTGAGACCCCGCCCCTGCAGCGCCGCCCGTCCGTTCGCGCAGTGATCAGCACCGTGGAGCGGGGCGCGGGCCGCGGGCCACCCCAGGAGAAGCCCATTCCCGAGGCAGAGGAGGCGCAGAGGCCTGGGCCGGCGGGGACGTCGAGCAGCGCTGACCCGGCCTCCCCGGACCTGGGTCCCCGGGGTCCTGACCTGGCGGTTCTGCAGGCGGAGCGGGAAGTG gaCATCCTGAACCACGTGTTCGACGACGTAGAGAGCTTCGTATTGAGGCTGCAGAAGTCGGCGGAGGCGGCCAGGGTGCTGGAGCACCGGGAACGTGGCCGCAGGACCCGGCGCCGAGCGGCTGGGG AGGGCCTGCTGACGCTGCGGGCCAAGCCGCCCTCGGAGGCCGAGTACACAGACGTGCTGCAGAAGATCAAGTACGCCTTCAGCCTGCTG GCCCGGCTGCGCGGCAACATAGCCGACCCCTCCTCCCCGGAGCTGCTGCACTTCCTTTTCGGGCCTCTGCAGATG ATTGTGAACACGTCGGGGGGGCCCGAGTTCGCGAGCAGCGTGCGGCGGCCGCACCTGACGTCGGATGCCGTGGCGCTGCTGCGGGACAACGTCACTCCACGTGAAAACGAGCTCTGGACCTCGCTGGGGGACTCGTGGACCCGCCCCGG GCTGGAGCTGCTCCCGGAAGAGGGACCCCCATACAGACCCGAGTTCTTCAGCGGCTGGGAGCCCCCGGTTACTGACCCGCAGGGCCGCGCCTGGGAAGACCCAGTTGAGAAACAGCTACAGCACGAGCGGAGGCGCCGGCAG CAAAGCGCCCCCCAGGTCGCTGTCAATGG TCACCAAGACCTGGAGCCAGAATCTGAGCCTCAGCTAGAGTCAGAGACAGCAGGAAAATGGGTCCTGTGTAATTATGACTTCCAGGCCCGCAACAGCAGTGAGCTGTCCGTCAAGCAGCGGGACATACTGGAG GTCCTGGATGACAGACGCAAGTGGTGGAAGGTTCGGGACCCAGCGGGGCAAGAGGGATATGTGCCCTATAACATCCTGACACCCCACCCCGGACCCCGGTTGCACCACTGCCAAAGCCCTGCCCGCAGCCTG aACAGCACTCCTCCTCCgccaccagccccagccccagccccacctccagctcTGGCTCGGCCCCGCTGGGACAGCTGCGATAGCCTCAACAGCTTGGACCCCAGCGAGAAGG AGAAATTCTCCCAGATGCTCATTGTCAACGAGGAACTGCAGGCGCGCCTGGCCCAGGGCCGCTCGGGCCCGAGCCGCACAGTCCCAGGGCCCCGCGCCCCGGAACCGCAGCTCAGCCCGCACTCGGACGCCTCTGAGGTCCGCGCCTGGCTGCAGGCCAAGGGCTTTAGCTCCGG GACCGTGGACGCGCTGGGTGTGCTGACTGGGGCGCAGCTTTTCTCGCTGCAGAAGGAGGAGCTGCGGGCGGTGAGCCCCGAGGAGGGGGTGCGTGTGTACAGCCAGGTCACCGTGCAGCGCGCCCTGCTGGAG GACAAAGAGAAGGTGTCAGAGCTGGAGGCAGTGATGGAGAAGCAAAAGAAGAAGGTGGAAGGCGGGATGGAAATGGAGGTCATTTGA